Proteins from a genomic interval of Kitasatospora kifunensis:
- a CDS encoding sugar ABC transporter substrate-binding protein has product MRRIALLPLAVSGLTLSLLATACSSGFSKTGASQQSSGKQELKVLIATSGAAETDAVKAATDAWAKATGNSVTVDIAQNMDQQLGQAFAGDNPPDVFYVSSDQFSTYAKRGALYAYGDQLKDRDAYSPTLLGAFTYNSKLYCAPKDQSTLALAINTDLWQKAGLTAADYPKTWDQLAAVAKKLTGNGVTGLSVNADYNELGGFFKQAGGWLTNADQTKMTASDQSNVQALAYVKQLLTDGVLKFPKDLDAGWGGEAFGKGKAAMTIEGNWLAGAMAKDFPGTPYALLPLPDGPAGKGTMDFTDCWGVATKSRHQAAAVALINELTSDSNQLTFAKTVGVMPSKQTLLAAFKQQDPKSAAWADGASYAQLPVNAPGMRQVMAQFNTSLAQLVSSDPTKLLADLQKNGESALSGNTQ; this is encoded by the coding sequence ATGCGCCGCATAGCACTTCTTCCCCTCGCGGTCAGCGGACTGACGCTATCCCTGCTCGCTACGGCCTGTTCCTCGGGCTTCTCCAAGACCGGTGCCAGTCAGCAGAGTTCGGGCAAGCAGGAGCTCAAGGTGCTGATCGCCACCTCGGGCGCCGCCGAGACCGATGCGGTCAAGGCGGCCACCGACGCCTGGGCGAAGGCCACGGGCAACAGCGTCACGGTGGACATCGCACAGAACATGGACCAGCAGCTGGGCCAGGCCTTCGCGGGTGACAACCCGCCGGACGTCTTCTACGTCTCCTCCGACCAGTTCTCCACCTACGCCAAGCGCGGTGCGCTGTATGCCTACGGCGACCAGCTCAAGGATCGCGACGCCTACAGTCCCACGCTGCTCGGGGCGTTCACCTACAACAGCAAGCTCTACTGTGCTCCCAAGGACCAGTCGACGCTCGCGCTGGCGATCAACACGGACCTGTGGCAGAAAGCAGGGCTCACCGCCGCCGACTATCCCAAGACCTGGGACCAGTTGGCGGCCGTAGCCAAGAAGCTCACCGGCAACGGCGTCACCGGCCTGTCGGTCAACGCCGACTACAACGAGCTGGGCGGATTCTTCAAGCAGGCCGGTGGCTGGCTGACCAACGCGGACCAGACGAAGATGACGGCCAGCGACCAGAGCAACGTCCAAGCCCTGGCCTACGTCAAGCAGTTGCTGACCGACGGTGTGTTGAAGTTCCCGAAGGACCTCGACGCCGGTTGGGGAGGAGAGGCGTTCGGCAAGGGCAAGGCCGCGATGACCATCGAGGGCAACTGGCTGGCCGGCGCGATGGCCAAGGACTTCCCGGGCACCCCGTACGCGCTTCTCCCGCTGCCCGACGGCCCGGCCGGCAAGGGCACGATGGACTTCACCGACTGCTGGGGCGTGGCCACCAAGAGCCGCCACCAGGCGGCGGCAGTCGCCCTGATCAATGAACTCACCAGCGACAGCAACCAGTTGACTTTTGCCAAGACGGTCGGTGTGATGCCCTCGAAGCAGACGCTGCTGGCCGCCTTCAAGCAGCAGGACCCGAAGTCCGCGGCCTGGGCGGACGGTGCCTCCTACGCCCAACTTCCGGTGAACGCACCCGGTATGCGGCAGGTGATGGCCCAGTTCAACACCTCGCTCGCGCAGTTGGTGAGCAGTGACCCGACCAAGCTGCTGGCCGATCTGCAGAAGAACGGCGAGAGCGCGCTGAGCGGGAACACGCAGTGA
- a CDS encoding TetR/AcrR family transcriptional regulator, which produces MARTKEFDPEAALQAAMELFWQRGYEATSMADLVERLGVGRASLYATFGSKHDLYLKALDRYAELTDPQLLAELSQPGPALPAVRAVLRRYALNSLGEQRERGCFVVNTAAELASHDAESARRVLASWDHLETLLASALTRAQAQGELGPQKDPRALARLLLALLQGVRLIGKACGDDGRVRDAIAQAESLLD; this is translated from the coding sequence ATGGCAAGGACCAAGGAGTTCGACCCCGAAGCCGCCCTGCAGGCGGCCATGGAGCTGTTCTGGCAGCGCGGCTACGAGGCCACCTCGATGGCCGACCTGGTCGAGCGCCTCGGGGTCGGCCGGGCCAGCCTGTACGCCACCTTCGGCAGCAAACACGACCTCTACCTGAAGGCGCTCGACCGGTACGCCGAGTTGACCGACCCGCAACTGCTGGCCGAGCTGTCCCAACCCGGCCCGGCGCTGCCGGCGGTGCGCGCGGTCCTGCGGCGCTACGCCCTCAACTCGCTCGGCGAACAGCGCGAGCGCGGCTGCTTCGTGGTCAACACGGCAGCCGAACTCGCCTCCCACGACGCCGAGTCGGCGCGCCGGGTGCTGGCGAGCTGGGACCATCTGGAGACCTTGCTGGCCTCCGCGCTGACCCGGGCGCAGGCCCAGGGAGAGCTCGGGCCGCAGAAGGATCCGCGAGCCCTGGCGAGGCTGCTGCTGGCACTCCTGCAGGGCGTGCGGCTGATCGGCAAGGCCTGCGGCGACGACGGCCGGGTCAGGGACGCGATCGCACAGGCGGAGTCCCTGCTCGACTGA
- a CDS encoding SDR family NAD(P)-dependent oxidoreductase has product MTASTATARFADRTVLVTGGGSGLGRAIALAFAAEGAKVVVSGRTAQSLDETVQLIGTAGGRGLAVVADTARPAEVEALVQRTVEAFGGLDVAVNNAGILRGIGPIAEVELDDWQEQLNTNVTGVWLAMKHEIAHMKAHGGGAIVNIASNLGAHRRVPNMVAYATSKAAVSALTRGAALDHIGDGVRINAVSPGSSATTMSLRPGESEAQRADRIKSGTPLGRLAQVEEVAAAVLYLASDAAGAVVGADLVIDSGSAA; this is encoded by the coding sequence ATGACCGCAAGCACAGCCACCGCGCGTTTCGCCGACCGGACCGTTCTCGTCACCGGCGGTGGCTCCGGCCTCGGCCGGGCCATCGCGCTCGCCTTCGCCGCCGAAGGCGCCAAGGTCGTCGTCTCCGGACGCACCGCCCAGAGCCTGGACGAGACCGTCCAGTTGATCGGGACCGCGGGCGGTCGGGGCCTGGCCGTGGTGGCCGACACCGCTCGTCCCGCCGAGGTCGAGGCGCTGGTGCAGCGGACCGTCGAGGCCTTCGGCGGCCTGGACGTCGCGGTCAACAACGCGGGGATCCTGCGGGGCATCGGGCCGATAGCCGAGGTCGAACTCGATGACTGGCAGGAGCAGTTGAACACCAACGTGACCGGTGTCTGGCTGGCCATGAAGCACGAGATCGCCCACATGAAGGCGCACGGGGGCGGCGCGATCGTCAACATCGCCTCGAACCTCGGCGCTCACCGGCGGGTCCCGAACATGGTCGCCTACGCGACCAGCAAGGCCGCCGTCTCGGCACTGACCCGGGGCGCCGCCCTTGACCACATCGGCGACGGCGTGCGGATCAACGCCGTCAGCCCCGGCTCCTCCGCCACCACGATGTCGCTGCGTCCCGGTGAGAGCGAGGCGCAGCGCGCCGACCGGATCAAGAGCGGGACGCCGCTGGGACGCCTCGCGCAGGTCGAGGAGGTCGCAGCGGCCGTCCTCTACCTGGCCTCGGACGCGGCGGGCGCGGTCGTCGGCGCCGACCTGGTGATCGACAGCGGCTCGGCGGCCTGA
- a CDS encoding LacI family DNA-binding transcriptional regulator, which produces MAEVAAHAQVGRQTVSNAINSPELLRPETLARVRAAIEELGYRPHAAARSLRRRESRTIGYALEPSIAGRSNAVHDRFLHALTEAADAVGHRLLVFPAATAEQEIQRYDQLLREQAVDAFVLDRTRTADPRHRWLHDNGVPFVAFGRSWGEEGFGDWVDVDGSAGTEAATEHLATAGHALIGLLGWPQDSDAGEDRAAGWRRVLERRGLPLTGLRAAAVNSAEDARRATRELLEREVTAIVALSDTLALGCYDVLRERGLRPGDDVAVTGFDDSPIAALLDPALSSVEQPLEQVAQDCVRLLLARLADPQRASEQRLLTPRLIVRQSSQQSSQQSSQQGSQRSSR; this is translated from the coding sequence ATGGCCGAGGTCGCGGCGCACGCGCAGGTCGGCCGGCAGACCGTCTCGAACGCGATCAACAGCCCCGAACTGCTGCGCCCCGAGACCCTCGCCCGGGTCAGAGCCGCCATCGAAGAACTGGGCTACCGGCCGCACGCCGCCGCCCGCTCGCTGCGTCGCCGCGAGTCGCGGACCATCGGCTACGCGCTGGAGCCCAGCATCGCGGGCCGCTCCAACGCGGTGCACGACCGTTTCCTGCACGCGCTGACCGAGGCCGCCGACGCGGTGGGCCACCGGCTGCTGGTCTTCCCGGCTGCCACCGCCGAGCAGGAGATCCAGCGCTATGACCAACTCCTGCGCGAGCAGGCTGTCGACGCGTTCGTGCTGGACCGTACCCGCACCGCCGACCCCCGGCACCGCTGGCTGCACGACAACGGTGTGCCGTTCGTCGCCTTCGGCCGCTCCTGGGGCGAGGAGGGGTTCGGCGACTGGGTGGACGTGGATGGCTCGGCGGGCACCGAGGCGGCCACCGAGCACCTGGCGACCGCCGGGCACGCGCTGATCGGCCTGCTCGGCTGGCCCCAGGACAGCGACGCGGGCGAGGACCGGGCCGCGGGCTGGCGCCGGGTGCTGGAGCGGCGCGGACTGCCGCTCACGGGCCTGCGCGCCGCCGCCGTGAACTCCGCCGAGGACGCCCGCCGCGCCACCCGGGAGCTGCTGGAACGCGAGGTGACCGCGATCGTGGCGCTGAGCGACACCTTGGCGCTGGGCTGCTACGACGTGCTGCGCGAACGGGGGTTGCGGCCGGGCGACGACGTGGCGGTCACCGGCTTCGACGACTCCCCGATCGCGGCCCTGCTCGACCCCGCCCTCAGCTCGGTGGAGCAGCCGCTGGAGCAGGTCGCCCAGGACTGCGTGCGGTTGCTGTTGGCCCGTCTCGCCGATCCTCAACGAGCCAGTGAACAGCGGCTGCTGACGCCACGTCTGATCGTCCGCCAGAGCTCGCAACAGAGCTCGCAACAGAGCTCACAGCAGGGCTCGCAGCGGAGTTCGCGGTAG
- a CDS encoding MerR family transcriptional regulator yields MRIGELSELTGTPRRLLRYYEEQGLIVAERAANGYREYDERFVDRVLQIRGLLDAGLPTRIIKQILPCLDKPRIIHFTDATPEMIATLEHERDRMTERVQFLTRNRDAIAEYLDAVRDNRSSKAG; encoded by the coding sequence GTGCGCATCGGAGAACTCTCGGAGCTGACCGGCACACCCCGCCGGCTGCTGCGCTACTACGAGGAGCAGGGGCTGATCGTCGCCGAGCGCGCCGCCAACGGCTACCGCGAGTACGACGAACGCTTCGTGGACCGGGTACTGCAGATCAGGGGGCTGCTCGATGCCGGGCTGCCGACCCGGATCATCAAGCAGATCCTCCCCTGCCTGGACAAGCCGCGGATCATCCACTTCACCGACGCGACGCCCGAGATGATCGCCACCCTGGAGCACGAGCGCGACCGGATGACCGAGCGCGTGCAGTTCCTGACCCGCAACCGGGATGCGATCGCCGAGTACCTGGACGCGGTGCGCGACAACCGGAGCTCGAAGGCGGGTTGA
- a CDS encoding amylo-alpha-1,6-glucosidase — protein MTHESSRTSPPSDAGRTVDHPCTERPQTEDQLRTQDQPAQGQPFVHDARLVLWAPSFVASRADGDLAAAVDGFYHGDRRYLRSLRVSVDGVHLAATNAVTESADRAVFEAVLRQVGQSTADPAVTLRRERSVQPARFTELVEVVNHGSQQVTCTLRITAQADFAAMDAVKAGTALAAVEPACEGQRLTWTAGGDRLSLTASEPPADVRVDGPTDSLAVSLVADTEGTLLFELALAPGETWRRELTGLAESGTPTPFEPVAAADRPWDALELTCADSDFTRLLAQSEQDLARLLLADPQAPTDVFAAAGAPWFLTLFGRDSLWTARMLLPLGTELAAGTLRTLARRQGRATVAATEEQPGKILHEVRAEQQELGDGTRLPPRYFGTIDATPLWITLLHDAWRWGLPDSEVAELLPQLEAALNWLTEYGDPDGDGLLEYIDSTGTGLANQGWKDSGDSIRFRDGSQAKAPIALCEVQAYAYEAALAGATLLDAFHRPGAAGYRSWAARLQEAFRRAFWVADRHGRYPAIALDADKRPVDSVTSGMGHLLGTGLLDAEESRLVADRLLSPGLADGYGLRTYAAENGGYNPLGYHVGSIWPHDTAIAVHGLAKAGFPDHARRLAERLIAAGPAFEARLPELFAGTARSSSRRPAPYPASCRPQAWAAAAPVALLQALLGLQADVPAGRLTVHPAASRLLPLSVRGLRVAGVPLTVQIAADGTVQAQTSAAVEVLTSPPDRP, from the coding sequence ATGACGCACGAGAGCTCCCGCACCAGCCCACCCTCCGATGCCGGCCGGACCGTCGACCACCCCTGCACCGAGCGGCCCCAGACGGAGGATCAGCTGCGGACGCAGGATCAGCCCGCCCAGGGCCAGCCCTTCGTCCACGACGCCCGGCTCGTCCTGTGGGCGCCCTCCTTCGTGGCCTCGCGGGCCGACGGCGATCTCGCGGCGGCCGTCGACGGCTTCTACCACGGCGACCGGCGCTACCTGCGCTCGCTGCGCGTCTCGGTCGACGGGGTGCACCTCGCGGCGACCAACGCGGTGACCGAGTCCGCCGACCGCGCCGTCTTCGAAGCCGTCCTGCGCCAGGTCGGGCAGAGCACGGCCGACCCCGCCGTCACGCTGCGCCGGGAGCGCTCGGTTCAGCCTGCCCGCTTCACCGAGCTGGTCGAGGTCGTCAACCACGGTTCCCAGCAGGTGACATGCACGCTGCGGATCACGGCACAGGCGGACTTCGCCGCGATGGACGCGGTCAAGGCCGGGACGGCCCTCGCCGCGGTCGAACCGGCCTGCGAGGGGCAGCGGTTGACCTGGACGGCCGGGGGCGACCGGCTCTCGCTGACCGCTTCGGAGCCCCCGGCCGACGTCCGGGTCGACGGCCCGACCGACAGCCTGGCGGTGAGCTTGGTGGCCGACACCGAGGGCACCCTGCTCTTCGAGCTCGCGCTCGCACCCGGCGAGACCTGGCGCCGCGAGCTCACCGGTCTGGCCGAGAGCGGCACCCCCACCCCCTTCGAGCCCGTCGCGGCCGCCGACCGCCCCTGGGACGCCCTCGAACTCACCTGCGCGGACAGCGACTTCACCCGCCTACTGGCCCAGTCCGAACAGGATCTGGCCCGCCTGCTGCTGGCCGACCCGCAGGCCCCCACTGATGTCTTCGCGGCGGCCGGCGCACCCTGGTTCCTCACCCTGTTCGGCCGCGACTCGCTGTGGACCGCGCGGATGCTGCTCCCGCTCGGCACCGAACTCGCGGCCGGCACCCTGCGCACCCTGGCCCGCCGCCAGGGCCGGGCCACGGTCGCCGCCACCGAGGAGCAGCCCGGCAAGATCCTGCACGAAGTCCGCGCCGAACAGCAGGAGTTGGGCGACGGCACCCGGTTGCCGCCGCGCTACTTCGGCACCATCGACGCCACTCCCCTGTGGATCACGCTGCTGCACGACGCCTGGCGCTGGGGCCTGCCGGACAGCGAGGTCGCCGAACTCCTCCCGCAGCTCGAAGCCGCCCTCAACTGGCTGACGGAGTACGGAGATCCGGATGGTGACGGCCTGCTGGAGTACATCGACTCCACCGGCACCGGCCTGGCCAACCAGGGCTGGAAGGACTCCGGCGACTCGATCCGGTTCCGCGACGGCTCCCAGGCCAAGGCCCCGATCGCGCTGTGCGAGGTGCAGGCCTACGCCTACGAGGCCGCGCTGGCCGGCGCCACCCTGTTGGACGCCTTCCACCGTCCGGGCGCCGCCGGCTACCGCAGCTGGGCCGCCCGCCTCCAGGAGGCGTTCCGCCGCGCCTTCTGGGTGGCCGACCGACATGGCCGCTACCCCGCCATAGCCCTCGACGCGGACAAGCGTCCGGTGGACTCGGTCACTTCGGGGATGGGCCACCTGCTGGGCACCGGCCTGCTCGACGCCGAGGAGAGCCGCCTGGTCGCCGACCGACTGCTCAGCCCGGGCCTGGCCGACGGCTACGGGCTGCGCACCTACGCCGCCGAGAACGGCGGCTACAACCCGCTCGGCTACCACGTCGGCAGCATCTGGCCGCACGACACCGCGATCGCCGTGCACGGCCTGGCCAAGGCCGGGTTCCCGGACCACGCCCGCCGGTTGGCCGAGCGCCTGATCGCCGCCGGGCCCGCCTTCGAGGCCCGGCTGCCCGAACTCTTCGCGGGCACCGCCCGTAGCTCCTCCCGCCGCCCCGCCCCCTACCCCGCCTCCTGCCGCCCCCAGGCCTGGGCGGCGGCCGCGCCCGTCGCCCTGCTCCAGGCCCTGCTCGGCCTGCAAGCCGACGTGCCCGCCGGACGCCTCACCGTCCACCCCGCCGCGAGCAGGCTGCTGCCACTGAGCGTCCGCGGGCTGCGGGTGGCCGGTGTCCCGCTCACCGTCCAGATCGCCGCGGACGGCACGGTCCAGGCACAGACCTCGGCGGCGGTGGAGGTCCTGACCTCGCCACCGGACCGGCCGTAG
- a CDS encoding carbohydrate ABC transporter permease, with protein MNTPTPLRRKRSRTPRLLGTLLLAVVALVFLLPFVIQLATTFKTDPQAAASPLSLIPHPFTLASYRQLFGGGSDAVPFPTWLGNSVLVTVVVTVGRVFFDSLAGYALARLRFPGRGLLTVGLISVMAVPGVVLMIPKFLVVQYLGIYDTYTAMIVPLLVDAVGVFIMKQFFESVPQEIEEAARVDGAGVFRTYWSVILPMAKPALITLTVLSFQGTWNEFTHFVVTTQSADHATLTTGLVQFVSGGLGSGTQYPLKLTAALLATVPVAVVFFVFQRHFVRGGSTGALKE; from the coding sequence ATGAACACGCCAACTCCCTTGCGGCGCAAGCGCTCCCGGACGCCACGGCTGCTCGGCACGCTGCTGCTGGCGGTGGTGGCACTGGTCTTCCTGCTGCCGTTCGTGATCCAGCTGGCGACGACCTTCAAGACGGACCCGCAGGCCGCCGCCTCACCGCTCAGCCTGATCCCGCACCCGTTCACGCTGGCCAGCTACCGGCAGCTGTTCGGCGGCGGCTCGGATGCCGTGCCGTTCCCGACCTGGCTGGGCAACTCCGTGCTGGTCACCGTGGTGGTCACGGTCGGGCGGGTGTTCTTCGACTCGCTGGCCGGTTACGCGCTGGCCCGGCTGCGCTTTCCCGGCCGGGGCCTGCTGACCGTGGGGCTGATCTCGGTGATGGCCGTGCCGGGTGTGGTGCTGATGATCCCCAAATTTCTGGTGGTGCAGTACCTCGGGATCTACGACACCTACACGGCGATGATCGTGCCGCTGCTGGTGGACGCGGTCGGCGTCTTCATCATGAAGCAGTTCTTCGAGTCGGTGCCGCAGGAGATCGAGGAGGCCGCCCGGGTGGACGGGGCGGGGGTCTTCCGGACCTACTGGTCGGTGATCCTGCCGATGGCCAAGCCCGCCCTGATCACCCTCACCGTCCTCTCCTTCCAGGGTACTTGGAACGAGTTCACGCACTTCGTGGTCACCACTCAGTCCGCCGACCACGCCACCCTGACCACCGGCCTGGTGCAGTTCGTCTCCGGCGGACTGGGCTCGGGCACCCAGTACCCGCTCAAGCTGACCGCCGCGCTGCTGGCCACCGTCCCGGTCGCGGTCGTCTTCTTCGTCTTCCAGCGCCACTTCGTTCGGGGCGGCAGCACGGGGGCGCTCAAGGAGTGA
- a CDS encoding GNAT family N-acetyltransferase, whose amino-acid sequence MPNRPTAGRAPAGAAVLPAPPIRRARRQPLQHPLLRSWFLPEEPGLPTLAAHVLLTGHGAHWSEGPTTPRAAVVHCGPYRLLRGDPRFLRPERLAPLERGQFSMPDRFLPLLGATFSPVMPWVRLVYTQQLRPRRQPLPVGVRLRPLTPLDTARLDALGQELRWITETWGSSRALARTGGAWGAFVDGRLASVATVHLRGVSHEDLAVVTAPEFRRAGLALACVLAAATAIRHRGRIPTWSTPRSNGPSRALAEAAGFLPVREELVYWAGPAR is encoded by the coding sequence GTGCCCAACCGACCGACCGCCGGGCGCGCCCCGGCCGGCGCCGCCGTGCTGCCAGCCCCACCGATCCGCCGCGCGAGGCGCCAGCCGCTCCAACACCCGCTGCTCCGCTCCTGGTTCCTCCCCGAGGAACCCGGCCTGCCCACCCTGGCCGCTCACGTCCTGCTGACCGGGCACGGCGCCCACTGGAGCGAGGGACCCACCACGCCCCGCGCCGCCGTGGTGCACTGCGGGCCGTACCGGCTGCTGCGCGGCGACCCGCGCTTCCTGCGCCCCGAGCGCCTGGCGCCACTGGAGCGCGGCCAGTTCAGCATGCCCGACCGCTTCCTGCCACTGCTCGGGGCGACGTTCAGCCCGGTCATGCCGTGGGTGCGCCTGGTCTACACCCAACAGCTGCGCCCCCGGCGCCAACCGCTGCCCGTCGGCGTCCGGCTGCGCCCGCTGACCCCGCTGGACACCGCCCGACTGGACGCGCTGGGCCAGGAGTTGCGATGGATCACCGAGACCTGGGGGTCGAGCCGTGCCTTGGCTCGCACGGGCGGCGCCTGGGGCGCGTTCGTCGACGGCAGACTCGCCTCGGTGGCCACCGTCCACCTGCGCGGCGTGTCCCACGAGGACCTCGCCGTGGTGACCGCCCCGGAGTTCCGCCGGGCCGGCCTTGCCCTGGCCTGTGTGCTGGCCGCCGCCACGGCCATCCGCCACCGCGGCCGCATCCCGACCTGGAGCACGCCCCGCTCCAACGGCCCCAGCCGCGCCCTGGCCGAGGCCGCCGGCTTCCTCCCGGTGCGCGAGGAACTCGTCTACTGGGCCGGACCGGCGCGCTGA
- a CDS encoding carbohydrate ABC transporter permease: protein MRTATAATAAVVEPGRGGATSTRRGPTRRGSSAARGQGLWGWLFVSPMVVILGLFLALPVVMALWVSLLNWDGQSNPFSGAADFVGLRNYQDLFTHDGLTRTLFMTSLRNNLYYVLLVVPLQTGLALALALAVNRRRLKGKGLFRTAFYFPSVTSSIAVSTVFLFLFQSSGAVNSLLKWVGIKGPNWFTDARGLVWVVLGGLGLVDPAAPPAALADHGALGLSWWDWLSGPSIAMCTIIFLVVWTTSGTFMLMFLAALQDIPEAQLESARLDGANGRQVLRHVIVPALRPVLFLVITLGLIGTWQVFDQVYVMSQGAPANTTLTPAFLSYGVSFKDAQYGTGAAISFVLLAIILLMTGLQRLLLRERDAGGARVALTRRVRARVRTQRQAQDQAGRAGR, encoded by the coding sequence GTGAGAACGGCCACCGCCGCCACTGCCGCCGTCGTCGAACCGGGGCGCGGCGGCGCCACCAGCACCCGGCGTGGGCCCACCCGACGTGGGTCGAGCGCGGCGCGCGGCCAGGGGTTGTGGGGCTGGCTCTTCGTCAGCCCCATGGTGGTGATCCTCGGGCTCTTCCTGGCGCTGCCCGTCGTGATGGCGCTCTGGGTGAGCCTGCTGAACTGGGACGGCCAGTCCAACCCGTTCTCCGGCGCCGCCGACTTCGTGGGCCTGCGCAACTACCAGGACCTCTTCACGCACGACGGCCTGACCCGCACGCTCTTCATGACCTCGCTGCGCAACAACCTCTACTACGTCCTGCTGGTCGTCCCGTTGCAGACCGGCCTGGCGCTGGCGCTGGCACTGGCCGTCAACCGGCGGCGGCTGAAGGGCAAGGGACTGTTCCGCACCGCGTTCTACTTCCCCTCCGTCACCAGCTCGATCGCGGTCTCCACCGTCTTCCTCTTCCTCTTCCAGAGCAGCGGAGCCGTCAACAGCCTGCTCAAGTGGGTTGGTATCAAAGGGCCGAACTGGTTCACCGACGCGCGCGGGCTGGTATGGGTGGTGCTCGGCGGCCTGGGCCTGGTCGACCCGGCCGCCCCGCCGGCCGCGCTGGCCGACCACGGCGCGCTCGGACTCTCCTGGTGGGACTGGCTCTCCGGGCCGTCGATCGCGATGTGCACGATCATCTTCCTGGTCGTCTGGACCACCTCGGGCACCTTCATGCTGATGTTCCTGGCAGCCCTGCAGGACATCCCCGAGGCCCAGTTGGAGTCGGCCAGGCTGGACGGCGCCAACGGGCGCCAGGTGCTGCGCCATGTCATCGTGCCGGCCTTGCGCCCGGTCCTCTTCCTGGTCATCACCCTTGGCCTGATCGGCACTTGGCAGGTTTTCGACCAGGTGTACGTGATGAGTCAAGGGGCGCCCGCCAACACCACGCTGACCCCGGCCTTCCTCTCCTACGGCGTGAGCTTCAAGGACGCGCAGTACGGCACCGGGGCGGCGATCTCCTTCGTCCTGCTGGCGATCATCCTGCTGATGACCGGGTTGCAGCGCCTGCTGCTGCGCGAACGCGACGCGGGCGGTGCCCGCGTCGCGCTGACACGGCGGGTGCGTGCGCGAGTTCGCACGCAGCGGCAGGCGCAGGATCAGGCGGGAAGGGCTGGCCGATGA